AGCCCGCGAGCGCACCGGAGCTCCGGCCGGGGTCATGTGAGTTCCGCCTCACATGAGGCGGAACTCACATGACCGTTTCGGAAGGAGATGACGGATGCCGCGCCATCCGCTGATCGCGAGCGCTCAGCGCTTGACGTCGTAGACCTGCTTGACGATGCCGTTGGAGTAGGCCTCGCACTCGACCAGGTCGAGGTGCGTGTACGGGTCGCCATCCCCGAAGAGACGCTTGCCGTCACCGAGCAGCACCGGGAAGACGAGCAGGTGGTAGCGGTCGACGAGTCCGGCCGCGGCGAGGCCCTTCGCAAGGGTGGCGCTGCCGTGCACGATGATGGGGGCACCGTCGCCCTCCTTGAGCTTGGCGACCTCGTCGAGCGAGCGCAGCACGTGCGTGTTGTTCCACTCGGGATCGGTGAGGGTGCTCGAGACGACGTACTTCGGCATCGCGTTGTACTCGGCGAAGTCGTCGACCATCGTGGGCCAGACGGGCGAGAACTCGTCGTAGCTGACGCGGCCGATGAGCATCGCGCCCGCCTCGAGTTGCTCGCTGCCCTTCAGCGCGTAGGCCTCCTCGACGAAGGGGATGTCCGTGAAGGTCCAGCCGGCCCGCGGGTGCGAGCCGCCGCCGGGCGAGTCGATGACGCCGTCGAGGCTGATGAACTCGGTGACGATGAGGGTGCGCATTGTGTGATTCCTTCCGAGTCGGTATCTCCGCTCTCATTCTGGCGTCGAACGAGAACGTGCGAGATCGACATCGGGCCGCGAAACGGATGTCCCGGCTCTGGTGCGAGCCGGGACATCCGTCGGTTCAGTCGCCCTTCACGTTGACGAGCTGCCGCAGCGTATGCCGCACGGTCACGAGCGACGCGGCATCCGCCATCACCTGGTCGATCGGCTTGTACGCCTGCGGGATCTCATCGAGGAACGCGTCGGTGTCACGGAACTCGATGCCCGTCATCGCCTCACGCAGCTGCTCGTGCGTGAAGGTCTGCCGCGCCTTCGTGCGCGAGAACGTGCGCCCTGCGCCATGCGGCGAGGAGTTCAGCGACATCGGGTCACCGAGGCCCTCCACGACGTAGGACGCGGTGCCCATCGAGCCGGGGATGAGCCCGGGCCGACCGGCGTCCGCCTGGATGGCGCCCTTGCGGGACACCCAGACCCGCTTGCCGAAGTGCTCCTCGCTCTCGGTGAAGTTGTGGTGGCAGTTGATGCGCTCGAGCTCCCGCACCGGCGTACCGACCCACTCGCTCACCTGCCGGATGACGCGGTCCATCATCTCCTCGCGGTTGAGGAGCGCGAAGTGCTGCGCCCACCGGAGCTCGCGGATGTACTTCGTGAACTCGGGCGTGCCCTCGACGAGGTAGGCGAGGTCGGGGTCGGGCAGGTCGATCCACCACTGTTTCGCGAGCCGCTGAGCGACCTTGATGTGGTGCTGCGCGATCTTGTTGCCCACACCCCGGCTGCCCGAGTGCAGGAACAACCACACCTGGTCGGTCTCGTCGACCGATACCTCGATGAAGTGGTTGCCGCTGCCGAGCGAACCGAGCTGCTCGCGCCAGTTGCCCGCGTAGGACGCCGGGTCGAAGCCCTTCGCCTCGGCGAGCGCCTCGAGCTCGGCGATGCGCGGGGCCGCCGTGGCGACGACCTTACGGTTGTGCTTGCCGGCCGAGAGCGGGATGGCGCGCTCGATCTGCTCGCGTACCGGCCGCCGGTCGGCCGGCAGCTCCGCCCCGGTGAACTGCGTCTTGACCGCGATCATGCCGCAGCCGATGTCGACGCCGACGGCCGCCGGGATGATCGCCCCGAGCGTCGGGATGACCGAGCCGACCGTGGCGCCGAGCCCGAGGTGCGCATCGGGCATGAGCGCGAGGTGCGGGTAGATGAACGGCATCGTCGACGAGGTGCGGGCCTGGTCGACGGTCTTCTCGTCGATCAGGCTCGCCCACGAGACGAGCCGCTTCGTGATGGTCTCCATGTTCCTTTCCTGTCTTGCGTGTGCGTTGCGTTGATCCGGGGGCCCGAGGCTCCCCGTCGCGCGCAGACAGAGAAACACCCCGGGCCTCGATCGGCACGGGGTGACGAGAATCGCGGGCGGATGCCGCGTCGGCGTCAGAGTGCCGGGTCGAGAACCTGGTCGAGTTCGCGATTGAGCAGGTAGCGCTCATCGGCGATCTCGATGAGGGAGGGCTTGCTCGTGCGCTGCAGAGACACGTTCATGACCTTCCTTCCAGGTTCCGGGGATGCTGCGCCGAGTGCGCAGCTTTCGAACACTAGTGGCGCGGATGCCGCGAGGTCAATGCCTCGGCGCGCGATACCGGCCTGTACGGTGCTCGCACCACCCGCCGACGACCGGCACCTTGTGAGCCCCACCCCGGCGGGCACATACTGACGCCATGGCTCCGGCCGACGCGATGCAGGTCATCGACTGGGTCGTGCGCTACGACGAGCTCGCGGCCCGGCGCGACGCGCTCACCGCCGGTGAGCTCGACGCCATGGGCCTCGCAGCGTGGTTCCTCGGCCGTGAGGCCGAATGCGAGCGAGCGTGGGATGACGCGCACCTCGCCTACCTCGACGCCGGCGACACGGATGCCGCGATCCGCTGTGTGTTCTGGCTCGGCTTCACCCTGGCCGACCATGGCGAGGCCGTACGGGCGGGCGCGTGGATGTCCCGGCTGTTCGAGCTGACCGACACGGTGGACCCGACGCCGGGCACCGCCGCGACGGCGGCGCTCTGCCGGGCGGTCGGGGCATTCGCGAACGGCCAGGTCGAGGCATCCGTCGACCTCGGCGAGCGCGCGGTCGACCTCGCCCGACTCGCCCGAGACGTCGATACCGAGGTGCTGGCGACCATGGGCCTCGGGCGCGCGCTCGTGTACGCCGGCCGCATCGGCGAGGGCTTCGCGTGCATGGACCGCGTCATGCTCGCGATCTCTTCCGGTCGGGTGAGCGACCGGGTCGCGGGCCCCGCCTACTGCGCCGTCATCGCGAGCTGTCTCGATCGGTGGGACGTCGATCGCGCTCGCGTGTGGACCCGCGATCTCAGCGACTGGTGCGACGCGCAGCGCGGGCTCGAGCCGTTCCGCGGCGAGTGCTCCGTGCACCGCGCGGGCGTGCAGCGCCTGCTCGGCGAATGGCCGGAGGCGGTGCTCACCCTCGAAGCCGTCTGCGATCGCGAACGCCGTGTCGAAACGCTCGAAGACGCCTACTACGGGCTCGGCGAGCTCTGCCGGCTCGTCGGCCGCCGACGCGACGCCGAGGCCGCGTACCGGCATGCCGCCGAGCTCGGGCGAGAGGTGCAGCCCGGGTTCGCGCTGCTCGCACGCGACTCCCGACGATTCGCCGCGGCCCGCAGCGGTGTCGCCCGCGCGCTCGAGACGAACCCGGCTCCGGGAGCCCGCGCCGAACTGCTCGCCGCGCAGGTCGAGCTCGAAGTCGAGCACGGCGACCGGAACGTCGCCGTGCGGGCCGCGACCGCGCTCCGTGCCATGGCCGACCAGCTCGGCACCGTCTTCCTCGAGGCGCAGGCCGACCGTGCCGAAGCCCGACTCCTGATCGGCACGGATGCCCCTCAGCAGGCGCTGCCACTGCTGCGCCGGTCGTGGGCGGTCTGGCGCCGACTCGAAGCCCCCTATGAGGCCGCCGTCACCCGAGTGCTCATGGCCCGCGCGAACCGCGCCTTCGGCGACGAGGAGGCGGCGCAGCTCGAGTTCGACGCCGCACGCACGGTGCTCTCCGGCCTCGGCGCCGTCGCCGACCTCGACCGGCTCGAACGTCTCGCCGCCGAGAGCGGGGGTGCCGCGGCATCCGCGGGCCTGACCAAGCGCGAGCTCGAAGTGCTGCGCCTCGTCGCGAGCGGCCGCTCGAACCGGCAGATCGCGGCCGAGCTGTTCCTCAGCGAACGCACCGTGGCCCGACACGTCAGCAACATCCTCGGCAAGCTCGGGCTCGGCAGCCGGTCCGCCGCCACGGCGTTCGCATTCGAGCACGGGTTGAACACGCCGCGCTGAGCGTCCGTCCGTGTCGGGTACGCCCCGGCAATTGGTCATTTCTGCCGACGCGGCCGCCCTGCGGCATCCGTAGCGTCGCGTGCAAAGGAGACCTCATGTCCACCATCACCGAGACCGCCGTGATCGGCGCAGGCGCCGCAGGTCTGATCGTCGGCATGCGCCTCGCACAGCACGGCGAGCGCTTCGAACTGTTCGACGAGCACGCGCGCGTCGGCGACTCCTGGCGCGAGCGCTACCGTTCACTGCGCCTGTTCACCCCTCGTCCGTTCCTGAGCCTGCCCGGCCTGTGCATCGATGAGGGCCGCTTCGCTTACCCCACCGGCGTGCAGATGGGCGACTACCTCGAGCGATACGCGCGGCACTTCGCACTCCCCGTGCGCAGCTCGACGAGGATCGTGTCGCTGACCCGACCTCGCGACAGCCGCTTCCGCCTCGAACTCGAGAACGGCGACGTGGTGACCGCCGAACGAGTCGTCGTCACGACCGGCGCGCACCGCATCGCCGTCGTGCCGCCGTTCGCGAGCGAGCTCGATCCATCGATCCGTCAGCTCCACTCGCTCGACTACCGCGGGCCCGAGCAGTTCGCCGCCGGCCCCGTGCTCGTCGTCGGCGCGGCCAACTCGGGCACCGACATCGCACTCGAGGCCGCTCGCAGCAGCCACGGTGTCACGCTCGCCGGCCGGCATCCGGGGCATGTGCCGGTCGACATCGACACCCCGATCGGCAACCTCCTGGCCGGTGTCTTCATCTCCCGCCTGCGCCGGATGACCATCGACAGCCCGAAGGGGCGTGCGATGCGGAAGGCGGTGCTGACCCACGGGGTGATGCTCGTGCGCAACAAGCCGGCAGCCCTCGACCGGGCAGGCGTCGTGCAGCTCGGCCGCATCGCGCGCGTCGAGGCCGGCCGCCCGGTCACCGCCGACGGCCGCGTCGTCGAGGCGACGACCGTCGTCTGGTGCACGGGCTCGCGCCCCGACCTCGGCTGGATCGACATCGACGGCGTCGTCGGCCCCGACGGCCGCCCCGTCGAAGAGCGCGGCCTGGCGAGCGGATGCCCCGGCCTCGCGTTCGTCGGCATGCCGTTCCAGTACTCCGTGGCCTCCGAGACCCTGATGGGCATGGATCGCGACGCCGAGTACGTCGTCGATGCGCTCAGCCGCGCGCCGCGCGCCGCCGTCGCGAACGCCTGACGGAGGCGCCCTCAGGCGGATGCCGCGGCATCCGCTCTACGATCGCAGCATGAGCGATGCGCGCGAGCCGGATGGATCCGAGGAATCGGACCGGCCCGACGGACCATGGTGGACGGGCGAGGACGAGGTCGGCGGCATCGGGTTCGCACGGTTCTTCGCGTACACGGGGCTGCTCATGTCGATCGCCTCGCTCGTGATCGCACTCGTGGCGCCGCTCGAGGGCGACGCACTCCGAACGGTCTGGATCACGGGCTTCGCCGCGACCTCGATGTGGATCGCGTTCATGGCGGCGCCGCGCTATCGCCGCGAGGGCATGCGGGTCTCCCCCGCGGTACCGATCACGATGGCGCTCGGTGTGCTGACGATCGCGATCATGGTCTACGCCTTCGCCGCGATCGCACTCGCGTCGGCCGGTGTCGAGCTTCCCGCTCCGGCGCACTGGTTCGGCGAGCCGACCGGGCCGAGCGGCGTGAACGTCTGATCCCTCGTCCGGCCGACGATGACGCGGAGCGTCATACGGGCGCCGTGGGCGCTCGTCATCTGACGTCGCCAGGCGCCACCGAACGACATCGAACGACGCCGAAACGGCACCTCCAGCGACGTATGCCGTCATAGGCATTCACAGTGCGACACGGGTCGTACCGAGGCATCCGGCGATCAATACGGTCGTGCCCATGCACCGAATCCGCACCTCGTCCGCGTCGCTCGGAGCCCGCCGTGGCTGACCTCGACTGGCTCTCGATCGCCGCCCTCGCCCTCATCGCCGTGCTCTTCGTCGGCCTCTTCCTGCTCCGCCGCGCGGGCGCGAAGTTCACCCTGCTCACGGTCATCGCCCTCGTCGTCGGCATCGGCGTCGGCCTCCTGTTCCAGGGGCACCTCGACTACGTCGACGTCATCGGCACGATCTACGTGAACGTCATCACCGCGGTCGTGGCACCGCTCATCATCGTCTCGGTGCTCTCGAGCGTCACCTCGCTCGGCAGCCTCGCGAAGCTGCGCACGATCGGCCTGAGCTCGGTCTTCTGGCTGCTCCTCACGAACCTCATCGCGATCCTGCTGACCCTCGGGCTGGCGCTCGCGACGGGCATCGGCAAGGGAGCGAACCTCGAACTCGCCGGTGTCGACGGGTCGGCCCTGACCGGCCTGCTCGCCCCGCTCGACGAGGTCATCGTCGGACTCTTCCCGCACAACGTCGTCGGCGACATCTCGTCGAACAACATCATCGCGATCATCCTCTTCACGCTGCTGATCGCCGTCTCGTACCTGATCGTGGCCGACAAGAACGCCGAGAAGGTGCGGCCGTTCAAGGAGTTCGTGGATGCCACGCGGCGGGTGCTCTTCAAGGCCGTCGGGTTCATCATCGCCCTGACCCCGTATGCGGTGCTCGCCCTCGTCGCGGTCACGACCTCGACAGCCGTGGCGCGCATCGAGACCGCGCTCGCACTCGTCGGCGTGCTCGTCATCGCGCTGGTCGCCTGCTTCGTGGATGCGTACTTCGTCAACGGCGTGCTGCTGCGGGTCTTCGCCGACCTGAACCCGCTGCGGTTCTTCCGCCAGCTGACGCCGGCGCAGTACACGGCGTTCACGACGCAGTCGAGCATCGGCACCCTGCCGCTCACGATCTCGACGCTCACCCGCAAGATCGGCGTCTCCGACGAGGTGGCCGGCTTCACCGCACCGATCGGCACGACGATCGGCATGCCCGGATGCGCCGGCATCTGGCCCACGCTCGTCGCCGTCTTCACGGTGAACGCCCTCGGCATCGAGTACACGCCGCTCGACTACGTCGTGCTCGTGGTGCTCGGCCTCCTCGTCTCGCTCGGTACCGCCGGAGTGCCCGGAACGGCGATCGTGACGGCGACGGCAGTGCTCACCGCCGTGGGCCTGCCCGTCGAGGTGCTCGTGCTGCTCATTCCGATCAGCGCGATCGCCGGCACCGCGAGCACCATGGCCAACGTCACTGCCGCCGCCACGAGCGCCGCGATCGTCGCCCGCCGTGCCGGCGCGCTCGACGACGAGATCTTCGCCGGCCGGGCCGTGCACCACGACGATCTCGACGACGACCGCGTCGCCGACGCGCCCGACGCCGAACCGACCGAACTCGCCGCCCGCCGCTGACCGGCCGACCCCGAAGGAAGAAACGCCATGCCCTCTCGCACCACCCACCGCGCTCGCGGCCTCCGCGGCTTCGCGGCGACCCTCGTGCTCGCGATCACCGTGCCCACGCTCGTGCTCATCAGCAGCAGCTCGGCGTCGGCCGCAGGCGACGTCTGCGACCTCTGCTCGATCAACTTCGACCTCGGCGCCTGCGAGGACGCCGGCGGGTACCCGTACGACAGCACGCAGGAGGACCCGCCGCCCGCGATCGGCGGCGGCAGCGCTCCCGCCCCTGCCCCTGCGCCGGCGCCCGCGCCGGCACCGGCTCCCGCCCCGGCACCGAAGACCGGCACCACCACGGGCACGTCCGGCGGCACCACTGGATCCTCCGGCGACAGCTCCTCCGACGACTCCGGTGACAGCACGGATGCGTCGCAGTCCGCTGCCGGCGCGGCAGCGCCCAAAGCCGTCGCCGCGACCGCACCGCTCGCCCCGACCGCGCCGCGCCTGACCGTCAAGGGCAGCTCCCTCACCGTGACCTGGGCGGCGCCGACCGACGGCGGGTCCCCGGTGACCGGCTACAGGCTCTCGCTCAACACGGGCACCGCGATCCCGCTCGCGGCGACCGCGACGTCGCACACGTTCGACGTGCTCGGCGCGGGCACCTACACGGCGACCCTGGTCGCCGTGAACGCGGTCGGCGAGTCCCCCGTGTCGGGCGTGTCGAAGTCGGTGACCATCACCGCGTCGACCGCGAAGCCCACCGCGCAGGCCGTCGAGACCAGCGCCGCTGCGAACGCCGGAGCACCCGAGTGGCTCGCCGGCGCCGGCATCCTCGTCGCCCTCGTGGCCGTCGGCGCACTCGCGCTGCTCGGCCAGCGGCTGATCGCCCGCCGCCGCGCAACCGCGGCGACCCGCGGCGAGGAGCCCGACGAGACATCCGTGCCCGAATGACCGGCCCGGCCCACCCCCCAGAGAAAGGAAGCACCGTGCCCGACCACCAGCGCCCCACCCCGAGGCGGGCGGCGATGCTGACCGCACTCGCCATCGCCGGCACCGTCGTGCTCGGCGGTGTCGCGGCGGCCCCGGCCACCGCAGCCCCCGCGAGTCCGACCGACACCGTCGACTGGTTCGACGACGCCTACGAAGGCCTCGGCCCCGACAGCGTCTTCGAGACCGTCACGTTCGAACGGTTCGAGTACCTGCTCGGCCAGGAGGGCCGGTTCGCGTTCCTCATCGGCGGCCCCGAAGACGCGCAGACGGCGGCGACCGTCGGCGCGATCAACGACGTCGCGAAGGCGGCCGGCGTCGAGCGCATCTACAACTTCGACCCGCGCCTCGATGGCGACCGCCTCGACATCCGCACGACGACGAACGCCGACGTCGCGCCGCTCTGGGCGCGGCTCGTGGGCAACGCCCTCGGCAAGGACACGCAGACGCCCTTCGACGGCACCGACGACCCGACGCTCTTCGTCTACGACTCGGCGCACCTCGCGGGCGGGGCGGAAGACCGCATCGTCTCGGCGATCACCACCCCGGTGACCGCCGGGCAACTCGCCGAACCGGCCGCGCTCACCGCCTACAAGGCGCAGGTCGCCGCCGTGCTCGGCACGGCAGCCGACCTCGACACGAGCGACCAGTTCACCTTCACCGAACAGGTCGTGAACGCCAAGCACGCCTCGGCCTACGGCGGCCGCGACGTCTACGGCGGCGCGACGGTGCTCGACGACGGCGACGCCGACTGGCGCGTGCAGACGGTCACCTACCCCGAGCTCGTGAACCTGCTCGAGAGCGACGGCGACTACGTGCTGCTCTTCGGCGGCACGTGGTGCCACAACACCCGCGCCGTGCTCAAGGAGGTCAACCGGCAGGCCGTGGCGAACGACGTCGCCAAGGTCTACTTCTTCGACCTGCGCCTCGACGGCAGCTCGGGCAACGACCTGCACATCCGCGACAGCGGTTCGGAGTTCGCGGACTTCTACGGCGACCTCGTCGCGAAGTACCTGCCGAACCTCGTGACGCAGT
The sequence above is a segment of the Agromyces hippuratus genome. Coding sequences within it:
- a CDS encoding helix-turn-helix transcriptional regulator, which encodes MAPADAMQVIDWVVRYDELAARRDALTAGELDAMGLAAWFLGREAECERAWDDAHLAYLDAGDTDAAIRCVFWLGFTLADHGEAVRAGAWMSRLFELTDTVDPTPGTAATAALCRAVGAFANGQVEASVDLGERAVDLARLARDVDTEVLATMGLGRALVYAGRIGEGFACMDRVMLAISSGRVSDRVAGPAYCAVIASCLDRWDVDRARVWTRDLSDWCDAQRGLEPFRGECSVHRAGVQRLLGEWPEAVLTLEAVCDRERRVETLEDAYYGLGELCRLVGRRRDAEAAYRHAAELGREVQPGFALLARDSRRFAAARSGVARALETNPAPGARAELLAAQVELEVEHGDRNVAVRAATALRAMADQLGTVFLEAQADRAEARLLIGTDAPQQALPLLRRSWAVWRRLEAPYEAAVTRVLMARANRAFGDEEAAQLEFDAARTVLSGLGAVADLDRLERLAAESGGAAASAGLTKRELEVLRLVASGRSNRQIAAELFLSERTVARHVSNILGKLGLGSRSAATAFAFEHGLNTPR
- a CDS encoding RtcB family protein produces the protein METITKRLVSWASLIDEKTVDQARTSSTMPFIYPHLALMPDAHLGLGATVGSVIPTLGAIIPAAVGVDIGCGMIAVKTQFTGAELPADRRPVREQIERAIPLSAGKHNRKVVATAAPRIAELEALAEAKGFDPASYAGNWREQLGSLGSGNHFIEVSVDETDQVWLFLHSGSRGVGNKIAQHHIKVAQRLAKQWWIDLPDPDLAYLVEGTPEFTKYIRELRWAQHFALLNREEMMDRVIRQVSEWVGTPVRELERINCHHNFTESEEHFGKRVWVSRKGAIQADAGRPGLIPGSMGTASYVVEGLGDPMSLNSSPHGAGRTFSRTKARQTFTHEQLREAMTGIEFRDTDAFLDEIPQAYKPIDQVMADAASLVTVRHTLRQLVNVKGD
- a CDS encoding dihydrofolate reductase family protein, which produces MRTLIVTEFISLDGVIDSPGGGSHPRAGWTFTDIPFVEEAYALKGSEQLEAGAMLIGRVSYDEFSPVWPTMVDDFAEYNAMPKYVVSSTLTDPEWNNTHVLRSLDEVAKLKEGDGAPIIVHGSATLAKGLAAAGLVDRYHLLVFPVLLGDGKRLFGDGDPYTHLDLVECEAYSNGIVKQVYDVKR
- a CDS encoding fibronectin type III domain-containing protein yields the protein MPSRTTHRARGLRGFAATLVLAITVPTLVLISSSSASAAGDVCDLCSINFDLGACEDAGGYPYDSTQEDPPPAIGGGSAPAPAPAPAPAPAPAPAPAPKTGTTTGTSGGTTGSSGDSSSDDSGDSTDASQSAAGAAAPKAVAATAPLAPTAPRLTVKGSSLTVTWAAPTDGGSPVTGYRLSLNTGTAIPLAATATSHTFDVLGAGTYTATLVAVNAVGESPVSGVSKSVTITASTAKPTAQAVETSAAANAGAPEWLAGAGILVALVAVGALALLGQRLIARRRATAATRGEEPDETSVPE
- a CDS encoding flavin-containing monooxygenase, with the protein product MSTITETAVIGAGAAGLIVGMRLAQHGERFELFDEHARVGDSWRERYRSLRLFTPRPFLSLPGLCIDEGRFAYPTGVQMGDYLERYARHFALPVRSSTRIVSLTRPRDSRFRLELENGDVVTAERVVVTTGAHRIAVVPPFASELDPSIRQLHSLDYRGPEQFAAGPVLVVGAANSGTDIALEAARSSHGVTLAGRHPGHVPVDIDTPIGNLLAGVFISRLRRMTIDSPKGRAMRKAVLTHGVMLVRNKPAALDRAGVVQLGRIARVEAGRPVTADGRVVEATTVVWCTGSRPDLGWIDIDGVVGPDGRPVEERGLASGCPGLAFVGMPFQYSVASETLMGMDRDAEYVVDALSRAPRAAVANA
- a CDS encoding dicarboxylate/amino acid:cation symporter, yielding MADLDWLSIAALALIAVLFVGLFLLRRAGAKFTLLTVIALVVGIGVGLLFQGHLDYVDVIGTIYVNVITAVVAPLIIVSVLSSVTSLGSLAKLRTIGLSSVFWLLLTNLIAILLTLGLALATGIGKGANLELAGVDGSALTGLLAPLDEVIVGLFPHNVVGDISSNNIIAIILFTLLIAVSYLIVADKNAEKVRPFKEFVDATRRVLFKAVGFIIALTPYAVLALVAVTTSTAVARIETALALVGVLVIALVACFVDAYFVNGVLLRVFADLNPLRFFRQLTPAQYTAFTTQSSIGTLPLTISTLTRKIGVSDEVAGFTAPIGTTIGMPGCAGIWPTLVAVFTVNALGIEYTPLDYVVLVVLGLLVSLGTAGVPGTAIVTATAVLTAVGLPVEVLVLLIPISAIAGTASTMANVTAAATSAAIVARRAGALDDEIFAGRAVHHDDLDDDRVADAPDAEPTELAARR